GCCAAGTGCCAGCCATTCAAGGTATGTACAGCAGCGTATCAGCGAACGATTTGAAAGACAGCATTTTGATTGACTCAGGTCTTGTTTCAATGCAATTAATGCTCGTCGCTCGTGCACACGGTTATGACACAAACCCAATCGGTGGTTACGAAAAAGACCAAATCGCGGAAGCATTCGGTCTTGAGAAAGAGCGTTACGTACCGGTCATGTTGCTATCAATTGGTAAAGCGGTTGACGCAGGATACCCATCTGTTCGTCTGCCAATCAACGACATCGCAGACTGGAAATAAGTTTTTCACACTATAAAAAGAGAAAACACACAAGGGAGATTGAATAATTATGACTACTCAAACAACAACGGACTTCATGGAAATCGTCAAAGGACGCCGCTCAATCCGTAACTACGATACAAACGTGAAGATCTCAAAAGAAGAAATGACACAAATCCTTGAAGAAGCAACACTTGCACCTTCTTCAGTCAACATGCAACCATGGCGTTTCCTCGTCATCGATAGCGAAGAAGGTAAAGCAACACTTGCACCACTCGCGAAATTCAACCAAGTTCAAGTCGAGACATCTTCTGCTGTCATCGCCGTCTTCGGTGACATGAACGCGGTCGATAGCATCGAGACAATCTACGATATGGCTGTTGAAAAAGGTCTTATGCCACAAGAAGTACGCGATCGCCAAGTACCAGCCATCAAAGGTTTCTATCGTCCAGAAGACGTTGAAACATTACGTGATAGCATCTTGATCGACTCTGGTCTCGTTTCAATGCAATTGATGCTCGTGGCTCGTGCACACGGTTACGATACAAACCCAATTGGTGGTTATGAAAAAGACCAAATCGCAGAAGCATTCGGTCTTGAAAAAGAGCGTTACCTCCCAGTTATGCTGCTTTCAATCGGTAAAGCAGTTGACGCAGGATACCCATCTGTTCGTCTACCAATCGCTGACATCACAGAATGGAAATAAGCAAGACCACCCGGTCCGGATTCCTTTCATAGGAATCCGGCTTTTTTGTATACTCAGAGAAAAGGAGGCGTCTTTGATGTATGATGTCACGATTATCGGAGCCGGTGTAGCGGGAATTTTTCTCGCTCATCAGCTCGTTGAACATGGACAGCGTGTCTTATTGCTCGATGCCGGAAAACCGATCCGCGAACGAACGGCAGAAGATGCGTATCTTGGATTCGCAGGTCTCGGAAAATCAGAAGGAAAATTCAATTATGCAACGGGATTCGGTGGAGAACTCGTCTCAAAAATCGGCGCAGAGACGACACAACAACTGTTCCGAGAAGTCGATGACCTCTTATGTACATATGGTGCAGATACAATCGAAACCTATTCCACTCATTCGCCTACTGTAGCATCTCGCGCCCGCCGCGCCGGTCTCCACACAGTCGAGACAACGGTGCGTCATTTAGGCACAGCACGGACTGCTACCGTCTTTACAGCGTTTGAGGATGCCTTACTACCGCGACTCGATGCTCGCTTCGAAACGACAGTCGAGCAGATTACGAAGTCCGAGCAGTTTACGATCAAAACAGCGGACGAGACATTCGTCAGTCAACGGATCGTGTTCGCGACAGGTCGTTCCGGTGCAGACTTTACGCTACACCAGTTAGCGACGCTTGGTGTCACGCCACAGCGGACGAGACTTGATCTCGGTGTGCGGATTGAAACAGATGAACTCATCTTTCGAACGCTACTACAGGAGACGT
This window of the Exiguobacterium acetylicum genome carries:
- a CDS encoding nitroreductase family protein, translating into MTTQTTTDFMEIVKGRRSIRNYDTNVKISKEEMTQILEEATLAPSSVNMQPWRFLVIDSEEGKATLAPLAKFNQVQVETSSAVIAVFGDMNAVDSIETIYDMAVEKGLMPQEVRDRQVPAIKGFYRPEDVETLRDSILIDSGLVSMQLMLVARAHGYDTNPIGGYEKDQIAEAFGLEKERYLPVMLLSIGKAVDAGYPSVRLPIADITEWK
- a CDS encoding NAD(P)/FAD-dependent oxidoreductase, with protein sequence MYDVTIIGAGVAGIFLAHQLVEHGQRVLLLDAGKPIRERTAEDAYLGFAGLGKSEGKFNYATGFGGELVSKIGAETTQQLFREVDDLLCTYGADTIETYSTHSPTVASRARRAGLHTVETTVRHLGTARTATVFTAFEDALLPRLDARFETTVEQITKSEQFTIKTADETFVSQRIVFATGRSGADFTLHQLATLGVTPQRTRLDLGVRIETDELIFRTLLQETFETKLGYDSPHGQAVTYCMNPRGRIIRKYQEGLVMPDGQNVHETTEGSTNLNFTLFLPRYFPTLAKANTYATHVIGGINQDGDRIVVQRLGDFRTSQATTTKQLTRNEIIPSLTASPGNLHAEVPAEDCLVLYGFLERLERLLETELPADTLLYGLDGKFYAPMLETSETFETTCPGVYAIGDCSGATHSLAQAAASGLHLGHALTQNSRSLFA